The segment GCGGTGGTGGGGCACTACAAGGGCGTTTCCCCGCCTCGCCACCCCTGGATTCCCGCTTCCGCGGGAATGACGAATCGGGGGACGGCGCCAATCCTTGTCCGGACGAGGCTTTGACACACCCTGTTCCGCGGGAACGGCGGTCTTGTATCGCCTCCGGTACTGTAGCCCCTTATCGTCATTCCCGCGGAAGCGGGAATCCATGGGGTGCTCCAGGGGTCCGGCTTGCGGCAAAAAAGGCTGCATGCTAAGCCGTCCGCCATCATGACAGCAGCAACGAACACGAGCAGTTCAATGGGACAGACCCTCGGGGAAGCCATCGCGTTCCTCGAGGCGAATTATCCCGACGAGGTGATCCGGGTCACCCGTGAGGTGGACCCGATCTTCGAAGTGACAGGCATTCTGGCGAAGCTGGAACGGCAGCAGCAGTTTCCGTGCGTGATCTTCGAGAACGTCAAGGGGTCGTCCATCCCTCTGGTCACCAACATGCACGCGAGCTTCCCGCGGTTGGCCATGGCCATCGGCCTGCCCTACGACGCCACACCCGCGGACTTCATCCACGAATACGGCAGGCGCGAGGCGAACCCGTTGCCGCCGGTGGAGGTGGAGAGCGGGCCGTGCCAGGAGGTGGTGCTCACCGGCGACGACGTGGACGTCACCATGCTGCCGATCCTGCAGTACCACGAGCTCGACGCCGGCCGTTACATCACGCTCGCCTTCGACGTCATGAAGGAGCCGGACAGCGGCATCCGCAACGCCGGCATCTACCGGCTGCAACTCAAGGGCAAGAACCGCTTCGGCATCCAGATCTCCGAGACCGCCCACGGCCACTACATCCTCAAGAAGAACAAGTCCCGGGGCCTGCCCACGCAGATGGCCGCGGTCATCGGCGGCCACCCGGCCATGAACATCGGCAACCTGAGCTTCACCTCCATCGACACCGACGAGTTCAGCATCGCCGGCTCCATGCTCGGCAAACCGGTGGAGCTGGTGAAGTGCAAGACCATCGACGTGGAGGTGCCGGCCAGCTCCGAGATCGTGCTGGAGTGCGAGATCCATCCCACCGAGATGGAGGAAGAAGCCCCCTTCGGCGAGTATCCCGGCACCTACGGACCCATGCGCGTCAACCCGGTGGTGTACGTCAAGGCCATCACCATGCGAAAGAACGCGCTCTACCAGAGCTCGTTCGTGGGCCACGCCGACAACCTGCTGCTCTCGGGGGTGACGCGCAACAGCTACATCTACCACACGTGCCGCATCGCCAGCGCCGGCGTGAAGGCGGTGTACGTGCCGCCCTGCGGGCGTTCGCGCTACATCTGCTACGTCCAGATGGAGCGGTCCATGATCGACGGCGACGCCAAGAACGCCGCCATGGCCGCGTTCGCCGCCGACCCGTTCCTGAAGTTCGTCATCTGCGTGGACGACGACGTGGACATCAGCAACGAC is part of the Deltaproteobacteria bacterium genome and harbors:
- a CDS encoding UbiD family decarboxylase; amino-acid sequence: MGQTLGEAIAFLEANYPDEVIRVTREVDPIFEVTGILAKLERQQQFPCVIFENVKGSSIPLVTNMHASFPRLAMAIGLPYDATPADFIHEYGRREANPLPPVEVESGPCQEVVLTGDDVDVTMLPILQYHELDAGRYITLAFDVMKEPDSGIRNAGIYRLQLKGKNRFGIQISETAHGHYILKKNKSRGLPTQMAAVIGGHPAMNIGNLSFTSIDTDEFSIAGSMLGKPVELVKCKTIDVEVPASSEIVLECEIHPTEMEEEAPFGEYPGTYGPMRVNPVVYVKAITMRKNALYQSSFVGHADNLLLSGVTRNSYIYHTCRIASAGVKAVYVPPCGRSRYICYVQMERSMIDGDAKNAAMAAFAADPFLKFVICVDDDVDISND